The region tcagcacccccagccccctgcggccccgagcccccctCCTGCACGTGTTCTATCAGGATGGGCAGGTGGTGGGGGGCCCACAGCGGTCCCCGCAGATGCTGGTGCCCGCTGTGGGGGTCTCCTACTCAGGGAATTATGGCTGTGAGGTGCGCTCCCAGGGGGGGTCCGTACAGAAGAGCAGCAACCGGCTCCGCGTCACGGTGTGCAGTGAGTGTGGGGATGGGCACGAGGAGCCCCCACAGATGCCTCGGGACCCCCACACTGCCTGGCATCTCTTAGCCCTCCCTCACGCCTGCTCTGGGGCACCCAACCTTTTCCagatccctccctgcccccccCATCCTTTCTCGGGTCTCTCCTCGGGACCCCTACCCTGTACATGGGTACCCTCATCCTTCCCTGGTGCATTTTCTGTGTCCTGCCATCGCTGCCCTGGGTTGCTCCTAAGCTCCCCCCATTCCTGGCTTGTGTTTCCCTCCATCCTTTGTTGGGTCCcctcccccatccctgggtcCCTCCACCCCTCTCTGAGGTCTCTGCACATTGCCCAAGTCTCACCATCCCCCCCCATGGTCCCCGTACCCTTCCTGGTGTTTCCCACCTCCCTCTCCAGGTGTTCCCTCCCTGACCCCCTTATCATCCCTCGGGGTTCCTTTCTAAGCCTCCCTCCCCCAATCTCTGTACCCCCTCTCCCTCACTGGAATTCCCCTGCCCCTCCTTGACTCCCCCCGGTTCCCTCACTGTCCCCTGGTGTCCCACTCTCCCGCAGGGGTCCCGCCCTCGGGGGTGTCCCTGTCAGCGCAGCCCCTTGGGGGACAGGTGGCACTCGGGGAcagcctggtgctgagctgtgcagtgGCCATATGGACAGGtcccctgtccttctcctgGTACCGGGAGGGCTCGGGGACACTGCTGGGCACCGGCCCCCACCTGGAGCTGCGCCACGTTGGGGACAATGACAGCGGCCAGTACCGGTGCCGGGTCAGTGACGGGAACAGCGTGGCTGAGAGTGACCCCCTGAATGTCACCATCCTGGGTGAGCAGGACCCTCGGGCTGGGGATGACCCCACCCACCGCACCCCATTCCAACTCACCAGGTACAAGCACCGCCTCTGTCCCGGCAGTGCCCGTGGCCAATTCCACCATCACCCTCAgtcccctgtcacaccaggtgAGTGCAGGTGACAACGTGACCCTGCACTGCTCagtgcaggtgggctcagcccctgtcaccttcacctggctgcacaaCGGGCAGGAGGTGGCCCGGGGTCCCCttctggagcacagggacatcGATGTGGGACATTCAGGCACCTACCAGTGCGTGGCCAccaaccagctgggacaggacggGCACCGCGTGTTCCGGGCACTCAGCATTGAACtggccctggaggtgacacctgGCTCACCCTGCCTCACAGGTGGGGTCTCAGGGGGTCACCAGGGTGTTCAGGACTCCTGCAGTTCAGAGTGACCCCaatgtgtcccctctgtccccagcagtggctgtgaatgTCGGCAGGaccctcctgttcctgctcctgctcctggctgtcatcGGGGGCTGTCACTGGTGGCACCACCAGGGTGCGTGACAATGGGGGGGGTACAAGGTCCTACAGGAACTGGGGGGAAGCCCCACACACTGGGGGTCTGTTGGGGCATCACCCAAAGCCCCAGATATGGAGGAAGCTTAGCCCCCAAGTGACCTTTGCTTGGGGGTCTTTTGGAGGGTCCTGGGCTGTCCCatgaagggccttgaggaatattggggtgacactgggatcTCCTGGGGGCTTTTAGGGAGGTGTTGGAGAGTTGTGCAGGGATGTTAAGAGATCCTCAGGGGTCCTGGAGCAGTTTGGAAGCTTCTCTGCATTCCATTCTTGGGGTTCCTGGAGGCTTGAGGGGTACTCAGGGGTTCAGGGTTCCTGGGAAGGGGGCTGGAGTACATGGGTGCCTCAGGTGTTCTGGGGCTCCACAGGGGTGCTTTGTGGGGCAGGGGCCTGGCAGTCCAGTAGAAATCAGTGTCTGGTGGGGGCTCAGGGCTCCAGTGGACATTTAAAGGACCCAGGTGGAGTTGGGGCCCAGGGGACCCCATGATCACCCCATCCTCCTCTTCTTGCAGCTCTCAGGAAATCCCAGGACAGGTGAGTGGGGAGTTCCAGCCATGACTTTGCCTGACCCCCTCCCCAGACACCCCTCAGACCCCCCCTTATCCCCACAGGGCCTCCCAGAACCCCCTTATCCCTTGGAGGTGGGGGAGGGGCTGGACATGAGGGGGCAGGGGGTGACTATGGGGGATATGTGGGGACATGGACATGTCACCTATGGATGTCACCCTAAGCCAGGTGTCTCTTCCTGCCCCCCCCCAAGGACCCCCAGGTGACccatgcagagctgccaggaccaCATGGGTGACTGCAGGACACCAGTGACATCCATGGGAACATCCTGCGACaatgggggacactgggagtCCCCGTCCCATGGCTCCCATGGTGGCCCATCCTGCCTGGGGTGATGATCACGGGTCAGggggggctgcacagggcacccagtgctcccctttccccctcccagtgctcccagtacacCCATGGCTTGCCAGCCTCGTCCTAGTGCTAGGGGACACTGGAcccatttcctttttatttagtccaaaatgcagctttttggaTAAATTGGCAGAGATGGTGTTTGTTCAGCTTTGTTGAGCTTTAGGAATGGGATTCTCCAGTTCTGTGTTGCCACTAAaacccaggggctgctgccccttTCCCTACCGCTCCCCATGGAGGCACAAAGATCCCTAAagtctgagagaagaaaaatttcctGAATCAGCAatgaaagaacaaaaccaacagcaacagcaacaagGTTCAGAGCCCAAATTGTCACACAAGGAACGATTTCCAGGCAAAACCACCAACAAAGAACAATCCCCGAACACTTCCCCCCCCCCATCACATTTCCTCCACCAGAGGAatctggcagagccctggaccTTTCTTGCTCTGATGGCCAAAGTGGCCTTCAGGAGGCTCTGGATTCTCTTGTCCCCTGtcccaaacccctcctctgCCATGTTCCCCACACGAGGACCTCAAAAAGGCACTGAGGAGGTTCCTGAGCCTCCCACTTTCCCAGGGCAGTCAAAATCAGGCCAcggcacagggcagggtgtcagagacaggaaaaattTGAAGTTGGAGACATTTTCGAACAGCTGTGTGTGGCAGGGGTCGGTCAGGCCTTGCTTGTGGTGAGACAGGGCACCATCTGTTATTGGAATATaaatcccaatattaccagttagattgtgcctgggccagtctgaccctcgctgctgggccaaaggcagcaactgcggtgtatcaccccagagataccttggcttgctggtggttgcagctgggcactgaacgagtccaggcttgttaggaaccccgtttacctcaggagaaATGGATTCAGgcaatggtgaagagaaaaaggagaggattctgctggagggtttaatgtccagaggtttattccatggttacagaggcCTGAACGcgagcaactgctccaacagaatcttCGCTGCATGAtctgattcaccttttaagctcagggacagggggaggggaggtacaggtgagccaccaaccaggtgagaggggcagggtctcaggggaagatgacacccagacaggccaatgacctctgggcataggggcatcctttgaacttgaccaatcacacgacgccttgctggaatgctaagcctgattgacaggactcactcagcatgggggcaagggggaagggagagaggtattggcacacctgggaaagtgacctggaattctaaaatgggacattacagcacgccacaacatctccccctagttttgtttaaaaagaagaggactgtgtttgtggtgcagaatgattgctAAACCATGGTTGGCAAACcagttcttcctctacaggagggtGAGTGTTTTCCACTGAAGCTTCCAGGTCATCtattggagcactgagggcttccaaatggtagacctcaggagggggagatgagcttgaaattaacttgaggaccatgcgtttgattagtccaaaaacaatgctaacaACTACagtaactaaaataaacagcactaaaaacacagttttcagaatagatcccaaccagcccgagagtccccagcctttgaacagtccattcagcccgttgtcagtttctctgttgatgtccGGGAGCCTCTGTCAAGGTAGTCCATATGTGGTTTGGGCTGCGGCACtatgcaggaggtcacaggtgggatgatcacgagtaggacgagaagcaggTTCGGTCTCACGGCGTCTCGAGGCTACACAcgaacagtgggatctaaactggtacaaaaacttgaaacaaacatatattacaaactattccagataggaggcttaaatggaatttcctccagagaacgcGTGCGGCGtttttttctccaggcagcgtgagcaacctggggtgcttctgtggatttctctgagaccttgggaacatagggcgtacccatttggaaggaacccaccttaCACCAGAGGAGGTGGACACACAGGCGTATCCACGTCCTcaagtaaccaatttgtaagttcccaccattttccaagtctcagggtcctttactaaaaccggaggtttttctttcattaacctatgattgctccccccaaagtggtataggatgggtgggttcaggctgtcaaaagaacaattcaggaAATTGATTGTGAATAGCACCCTGGATaaccggatgtggggaggttctaccttcagaacctgttgttgctggtccaggacACTTTTAATATCACAGTGAGTTCTTTCTccaatggcttgacctgtaggggagtaggggatgccagttttgtgctctactccccattgctgcaggaagctcccgaattccttggatttataagcaggcccattatcagttttcagctccttggggatgcccatgaaagaaaaagcctgtaagaggtgcttaa is a window of Melospiza georgiana isolate bMelGeo1 chromosome 23, bMelGeo1.pri, whole genome shotgun sequence DNA encoding:
- the LOC131092989 gene encoding Fc receptor-like protein 2; this translates as MRPLSMHGKAGRRRRVQSRQPGERWPQQRVTASAHGWGHRDGWEAQTLGVTGAQTTQVLVEPPWRPAVLWDRVTLTCQGSGTAGATTWYKDRQRWWQKGQDRLTVTESGTYTCDRPGTGRSLPLTVLDDQLVLQVPAWALLEGDTLTLRCRCRQENHLTRVRFYREEKEIRGSLSGNKLSLSPLQLHHSGRYRCEGLVGFWPSRSAPVTVTVHELFSVPVLEAPRKLTVGSPLTLSCLSTPSPLRPRAPLLHVFYQDGQVVGGPQRSPQMLVPAVGVSYSGNYGCEVRSQGGSVQKSSNRLRVTVCRVPPSGVSLSAQPLGGQVALGDSLVLSCAVAIWTGPLSFSWYREGSGTLLGTGPHLELRHVGDNDSGQYRCRVSDGNSVAESDPLNVTILVPVANSTITLSPLSHQVSAGDNVTLHCSVQVGSAPVTFTWLHNGQEVARGPLLEHRDIDVGHSGTYQCVATNQLGQDGHRVFRALSIELALEVTPGSPCLTAVAVNVGRTLLFLLLLLAVIGGCHWWHHQALRKSQDRHPSDPPLSPQGLPEPPYPLECSQYTHGLPASS